From a single Chloroflexota bacterium genomic region:
- a CDS encoding HlyD family secretion protein codes for MRNTVVLYALFIILVLNAVVATACSAPPVSAQASTPTAEATQQRPAVAPTQPAATATPFAALRAVTNVKLVGNLVAANQVSLAFTAAGRVKELPVAEGAAVKAGTLLGSLDTAVLEAQFAQAQATFDVANATWARIQQGPSADDMAVAQANLDRAKAAVDQAQAAYDRSSKTGAAAVNLQTATLNLQTALAQYNLAVNHPTASEREIGQIQFKQAQLALDLAKQNLTNTKLSAPFDGTLLSITPKIGESVGANTAVMVLADLTKMQVLVNADETTLANIKVGQKARITADAIGDRVLTGVVQKIGLIATTTTTVVTVPVWIDIDPTDARLYPGLSATVEIATGS; via the coding sequence ATGCGTAACACTGTGGTTCTGTATGCGCTTTTCATTATCCTCGTTCTGAACGCGGTCGTCGCCACCGCGTGCAGCGCGCCGCCGGTTTCGGCGCAAGCATCCACGCCAACAGCGGAAGCGACGCAGCAACGCCCCGCCGTTGCCCCAACCCAACCCGCCGCAACCGCGACGCCCTTCGCCGCGTTGCGCGCGGTTACGAATGTGAAACTCGTCGGCAACCTAGTCGCCGCGAACCAGGTATCGCTCGCTTTCACCGCCGCCGGACGCGTCAAAGAATTGCCGGTCGCGGAAGGCGCTGCGGTCAAAGCCGGCACGCTCCTCGGCTCACTCGATACCGCCGTGCTCGAAGCGCAATTCGCGCAAGCGCAAGCCACGTTCGATGTGGCAAACGCGACCTGGGCGCGCATTCAGCAAGGTCCCAGCGCCGACGACATGGCGGTGGCACAAGCCAATCTCGATCGCGCCAAAGCCGCGGTAGACCAAGCCCAAGCGGCGTATGATCGCTCGAGCAAAACAGGCGCAGCGGCAGTCAACCTGCAAACCGCGACGCTCAACCTGCAAACCGCGCTCGCGCAGTACAACCTCGCCGTCAATCATCCCACCGCGTCCGAACGCGAAATCGGGCAGATTCAATTCAAGCAAGCGCAACTCGCGCTCGACCTGGCGAAACAAAACCTGACCAACACCAAACTCTCCGCGCCATTCGACGGGACACTGCTTTCAATCACACCGAAAATTGGCGAGTCGGTCGGTGCGAATACCGCCGTGATGGTACTCGCCGACCTGACCAAGATGCAGGTGTTGGTGAACGCCGACGAAACGACGCTCGCGAACATCAAGGTCGGACAAAAAGCCAGGATCACCGCGGACGCCATCGGCGATAGAGTGTTGACCGGTGTCGTCCAAAAAATCGGTTTGATCGCGACGACGACAACTACCGTGGTGACTGTTCCAGTGTGGATTGACATTGATCCAACAGACGCGCGGCTCTATCCTGGGTTGAGCGCGACGGTTGAAATTGCAACTGGCTCGTAA
- a CDS encoding ABC transporter substrate-binding protein, which yields MSQRFTILALFVVAILLAACATPTPTAVPPTAVPATKAPEPTKAAATVAPTVAPTAVPATKAPEPTKPPEPTKAAAPDKVTVAYVAITNFAPLYIAIERGYMKEQNIEVSAQKVTTAADALPFLATGQYDAGGIGMAAATFNGFNKALDFRIVASAAIQPLKNGPTVILVRKDLKDSGKVKSVADLKGMKVGVAGAAGSTGAYFVAKALRDVNLTFKDITAVNLANPDLVLAMKQSSVDAALVGPPYSDQILKDGTGVLLAQDTAPGAMTTVWMYSGKFIKERPDVARRFMLALVKGSRAMQGAKYLDPENIKAYIKYTPSTEDAIKTGIPPFIDPDLKVYLDSVKSLEEVFRAEGWTDYTNVIAADKMADTSFVDNAVKVLGAFKP from the coding sequence ATGTCTCAACGTTTCACAATTCTCGCGTTGTTCGTCGTTGCGATCCTGCTCGCCGCGTGCGCGACACCCACGCCGACGGCTGTTCCGCCGACGGCTGTGCCCGCGACGAAAGCGCCGGAGCCGACGAAAGCCGCGGCAACTGTCGCGCCAACCGTTGCGCCCACCGCCGTGCCCGCGACCAAAGCGCCCGAACCGACGAAACCGCCGGAGCCAACCAAAGCCGCCGCGCCGGACAAGGTCACGGTCGCGTACGTCGCGATCACGAACTTTGCGCCGCTCTACATCGCGATCGAGCGCGGGTACATGAAAGAGCAAAACATCGAAGTGTCCGCGCAAAAAGTGACGACCGCCGCGGACGCACTGCCGTTCCTCGCGACCGGGCAGTACGACGCGGGTGGGATCGGTATGGCGGCGGCGACGTTCAACGGGTTCAACAAAGCGTTGGACTTTCGCATCGTCGCCTCGGCGGCGATTCAGCCGTTGAAAAATGGTCCGACTGTGATCCTGGTTCGCAAGGATTTGAAAGATTCCGGCAAAGTGAAATCCGTCGCCGATTTGAAAGGCATGAAAGTCGGAGTTGCCGGCGCGGCGGGTTCGACCGGCGCGTACTTTGTTGCCAAAGCATTGCGCGATGTCAACTTGACGTTCAAAGACATCACCGCTGTCAATCTCGCCAATCCCGACCTGGTGCTCGCGATGAAACAATCATCGGTGGATGCCGCGCTCGTCGGTCCGCCGTACTCGGATCAGATCCTCAAGGATGGCACGGGTGTTTTGCTCGCGCAGGATACCGCACCAGGCGCGATGACGACGGTGTGGATGTACTCGGGCAAGTTCATCAAGGAACGCCCGGACGTTGCCAGACGCTTTATGCTCGCGCTCGTCAAGGGTTCGCGCGCGATGCAGGGCGCCAAGTACCTCGATCCGGAAAACATCAAGGCGTACATCAAGTACACGCCTTCGACCGAAGACGCGATCAAGACTGGCATCCCGCCGTTCATTGATCCTGACTTGAAAGTGTACCTCGACAGCGTCAAAAGTTTGGAAGAAGTTTTCCGTGCTGAAGGGTGGACGGATTACACAAACGTGATTGCGGCGGACAAGATGGCAGATACCTCCTTTGTGGACAATGCCGTCAAAGTTCTGGGTGCGTTCAAGCCGTAG
- a CDS encoding ABC transporter ATP-binding protein: protein MPIKIKATNVCKSYPARGGTVTALTNFNLKVQEGEFVCIVGPSGCGKSTFLRMLAGLSPVTSGQVTLVPGKSGTPLQSIVFQEYAIFPWKTVLDNVAFGLQMRGMPRAQRHAVATDWLKKVGLAKFANAYPHQLSGGMKQRVSIARAFANDPEILLMDEPLGALDAQTRTVLQEELIRLWEASRKTVVYITHSIEEAVLLGDRVILMTAHPGMFKCEFAVPFPRPRAFELTGTPEFSRLTYAIWKELQGEVQRAMEQQA, encoded by the coding sequence ATGCCGATCAAGATCAAAGCGACGAACGTTTGTAAATCGTATCCCGCGCGGGGCGGCACGGTGACCGCGCTAACGAATTTCAATCTAAAAGTGCAAGAAGGTGAATTCGTTTGTATCGTCGGTCCTTCCGGTTGCGGCAAGTCTACGTTTCTGCGGATGCTGGCTGGTTTGTCGCCGGTCACGTCGGGGCAAGTGACACTTGTGCCCGGCAAATCCGGAACGCCGTTGCAAAGCATCGTCTTTCAAGAGTACGCGATCTTTCCCTGGAAGACGGTGCTCGACAACGTCGCGTTCGGATTGCAGATGCGCGGGATGCCGCGCGCGCAACGCCACGCCGTTGCGACCGACTGGCTGAAAAAAGTTGGCTTGGCGAAATTTGCGAATGCGTATCCCCATCAACTTTCCGGCGGAATGAAACAGCGCGTCAGCATCGCGCGCGCATTCGCGAACGATCCCGAAATTTTGTTGATGGACGAGCCGCTCGGCGCGCTCGACGCGCAGACGCGCACGGTTCTGCAAGAAGAATTGATCCGGTTGTGGGAAGCGTCGCGCAAGACGGTCGTGTACATCACGCACAGCATCGAAGAAGCGGTGTTGCTTGGCGACCGCGTGATTTTGATGACCGCGCATCCTGGGATGTTCAAATGCGAATTCGCGGTGCCGTTCCCGCGCCCTCGCGCGTTTGAATTGACCGGCACGCCCGAGTTTAGCCGGTTGACCTACGCGATCTGGAAAGAACTGCAAGGCGAGGTGCAGCGCGCGATGGAGCAACAAGCATGA